GTCAGCTTTTCTACATACACAGATTGTCTGCCAGATATGACACCCACGGACacaagagagagggagggggacaaagagagggagagtgtgtgtgtgtatgagggggggggggatatACTCACTTGCACGGGTTCCCCTCCCACCAGACCGTCGCGATGCCCACCTGCGGCGCATTCTTCATCATGTCCTTGTTGggcacgccggcgccatACAGCATGGCCTAGGAGGGCGTAAAGCTCGCACGTCAGCCGCCATTGACGAtggaagaaaagaagaagaaaggtGCAAGGAGGAAGGGAAAGGAGaggggcaagggcaaggagagGCAAGACTGTTCTCTTCTTACCTGAGCGCCGGGAAAGTCGTGCTCGCGCGTCAGCGTCGTGGACCAGCGGTTCAGCGGACCCCCCGGCGGGAGGCACTTGAACTGCACGTAGTCGGGCGACGCCTTGGGGTCATCGCCGGGGACGGGGCTCTGGCCAGGGCCGTCGTttgtcggtggtggtggtggtggtgctgccgccatggtggtggtggtggtggtggtggtgttgcaACGAGGTCTTGTCCTGTTCTCAAGCGTATCTCCTTATCTGCTCCCTCTTCTACTTGAGTGCTGGGAGAGCTCAGTCCGTCAGTAACTTCGctgtgtatgtgtgtgcgtATGTGGGCGTGGGTTTGTTGTGAgcgtacaaagtacgtggATGTGGATGATGAGAGCGGACGAGTCCAAATCCGTGCAGCGCGTGTGAGTGTAAATGTGAGTGTGGGTGTGAGTGAGCCCAACGACGATGTCGCTCATCAATCCCGCTTGTGCTTACAACTTTTGCTGCGACGATTGCGGAGCGAAAGAGGAAAGAAAAAACCACAACAACAAAAAAAGGCGCGCGGCTCATTCCCCCTCTTTTTCCTCCAGTCCCGGATCGAGTCATCTAGTTTGTACGTACGCGATTCCGATCatcggggcggcgccgcgccgtgtccCTGTGACTTTCCCTGTGACCTgacctctctctctctctctctgtatatgtgtctctctctctcggcctctctctcacacTTTCACACTCTCTCACATAAACATTACCACATCCGGGCCGAAAAGAGCtctactcctcctcctcctcgtcatcttgTTCAACGTGCGGATCGGATTGGAGCTCTCCGTCGTCCATTCATCCGCGCATGTCCCCATTGCCGCTTGACAGCTCCATACTGCAATTGCAAGGTGTTTGTGGttggtggttgttgttggtgggggagaaggagggggaggggggcaaaATGACAGACAACCAAGACAAATGAATATGAATTGAATTACCTTTACTCACCAGCAAAGCAGCGCAGTCCCTTTAACCAGCGACAAGGGGCTGTCAGTTCTtcgcaagcaagcaagcaagcgagAAGAAACGAAGAATAAAGAAACAAGGTTTCACTCGATACACGTCCCACGCTGGCAACGGATGAATGGACggatagatggatggatggatgaacaAAATCAAAATTATCCCCTCATCTCAAAATATCAAAGACGCCGTATAACCCAAGCCAACAGTAAAATCCCCCCGTACATGCATACAATCTACATGTACTACTTTGGCGGAACCGTAAAGAGCGGGCGGGGGGTcctcggctgctgctgctagacAAGAAAAAGAGATCGAGGCAAAAAGCTTGATTGAGGCTTGTTGGACGCAACAACCCCCCCAAGAAAGAGCTCTAAACGCGGGCTTCGTCCCGCGCGCAACAACCAATCCCCCCTCAAACAAAAAAAGTCCGGCCCTCCgtcggccggcctggcctgctcTCTCTTCATTCCCAACATCGCGACAAATAAAAACGTACCAAGAGCTTCAGCTCCACTTGTGCGCGGGgcaacccccccctctccctaAGGTAGCTTTACGCCCGTCGAATCCCCGCGCCCGCTTTGCAAATCCGCTGCACGTCAAGTTTCAATACCCGATGCTGTCTGtgccccccatccccccaGTCGGTCGGTGGTCTTTGTGCCGAGAAAGCCAATGATGGATGCTCAACTTGGCATCGCCCGGGCAaacacagcacagcacagcatcaACCCTAACTGCTTGCTTTCCATTTGTAATCATTACTACGCCTTGATTGCTCACACGTAGCGCAGTGAGTGCATGCTAGCTAACCTAGCACTTCGCCCTCTCTgcggtagtagtagtagtagtagtggtagtggtagtggtagtggtgaTGGGTGGTAACGCATCGGCAGGACTCCTCCAAAACAAAAAACATCTCGTGgcattcatccatccactcaTACCCGGCCCCTTGGCCTGCTGTTTCAACTCctcccgccatcgccgcctcatcggcgCAACAAGCACCACGTCTATCCCAGAATCGACGAGATCCTCGTCTTCTCACGCACTCGGTCCCGGTCCGGACTGTCCACCGGCGTCATCGGGTTGCCGCCTCGCTGCGGACAGCAAGAGCCCGTCTTCCACGCGtgctccagcgccgccggtgacgtGCTCCGTCCGTACTCGTCCGCAATGGCCGCCCAGAAGCCGTTGCGGTGCGCCTCGTAGATGGAGTGCAGCCGCGACAGGTCCACGTGCGCCGCCGTatgcgctgccgctgccgacgacgtcgcagagggcgccgccggcattcCCGCGCAGtccagccgcagcagccccggcGCGTATCCATGCCCAAACCCTTGCGATGGCAGgttgacgggcggcggcggcggcggccccggcagGCTTTGCTCGCGTGGAGCGTCTGCCATGATGATGGGATACCCGCGCGGGGACTCGCTCGGGCGCGGGAACCCCATAGATTCTGGCTTGGGCAGAATCgccggcagcctcggcgggcTGTCCACCATCATGATGCTCGGCAGCTGCACGTCGTTGGCCCCGTTGGCTGCCATGGGCAGATACGCACCAACCACCGCCTGCGACGGCGATAGAGAACGCGACTTGTTCTTCTGCACCGGGCTGCCCGAAAAGACTTGCTGGCACGACACGGGATCCGAGGACCCGGACGAGCATGATGCCGTACGCTTCCGCCGAGTGCTGCCGTGCGACAGCTGGTGGTAGTGCAGCCTGCACGCCAGCTCCGTCTTATTGAGGTGCGCTGCGATGTGTTTGTACGGCATCTTCTGCAGGCGTGTCTGCAGCAGGTACGCTTCCTGAAACGGCCCAGGGTCAGCCAGTCAAAACTCTCTCCTCGCTTATCCCCCTTTGCGCTGGCTCACCTCGTCCTCTCTCCAGGCGCGCCCGCTTCCAGTCAGCGCGGCCTTCTTAGCCTTGGTCACTCCTCCCCCATCATGGCGCCGTACACCATCTCCAACAGGCGAGTATCGCGAGTGCACTGATATCATTTGCGTCCGGGACATCGTGACTGACGGGGCTTCCTCGGGCTTGAGTGTGAAATGCCCTCCGACGGTGGATATAAAGGCAGCTTCCTTTATATAGGAAGACCGCCCAAGAGTATTAATCCCGGAGGTTATTAACAACGAGTGTTGGCAAACCAGGCCACGTAGTGAAGCGAAAGTCCGATGCGACAAGACGTCCGTACTTCCAGCTTCGAGCCGGAAACAAAAAAACAAACAGGCGATTCGAAACTAGATGGGAAGGGGATACTGGTCTGAAGGCGGCGTGCAGGGGGGGTGGCGGTTTCTCGTCGCACAGAACTCAGCAATGTTCAAAGGAGCGTCAGCAGCCAAACCAGTTGGAGTTGTTAATGAAAGAGAGTAAACTGGCTGCGAAGAGAAACGAGAGTTTAAGGACTGGAGAGAATAGAAAGGCGCGGCCTTACACGCGCGATAC
This sequence is a window from Purpureocillium takamizusanense chromosome 8, complete sequence. Protein-coding genes within it:
- a CDS encoding Dihydroxy-acid dehydratase (COG:E~EggNog:ENOG503NWF5), translating into MAAAPPPPPPTNDGPGQSPVPGDDPKASPDYVQFKCLPPGGPLNRWSTTLTREHDFPGAQAMLYGAGVPNKDMMKNAPQVGIATVWWEGNPCK
- a CDS encoding uncharacterized protein (EggNog:ENOG503P1YD), with amino-acid sequence MSRTQMISVHSRYSPVGDGVRRHDGGGVTKAKKAALTGSGRAWREDEEAYLLQTRLQKMPYKHIAAHLNKTELACRLHYHQLSHGSTRRKRTASCSSGSSDPVSCQQVFSGSPVQKNKSRSLSPSQAVVGAYLPMAANGANDVQLPSIMMVDSPPRLPAILPKPESMGFPRPSESPRGYPIIMADAPREQSLPGPPPPPPVNLPSQGFGHGYAPGLLRLDCAGMPAAPSATSSAAAAHTAAHVDLSRLHSIYEAHRNGFWAAIADEYGRSTSPAALEHAWKTGSCCPQRGGNPMTPVDSPDRDRVREKTRISSILG